A genomic window from Diospyros lotus cultivar Yz01 chromosome 2, ASM1463336v1, whole genome shotgun sequence includes:
- the LOC127794953 gene encoding uncharacterized protein LOC127794953: MEKIASSGLITAASLASLVVLCLAIESPQYSVVYKESDFEIRLYRDSAWMSAPVVDISFHKATKIGFHRLFQYIQGANLNNSRISMTAPVLTSIVPGAGPLHSSAYFVRLYLPVKFQATPPIPLPELSLKPDSWSSRCIAVRKFSGFARDNNIVQEAEKLSMSLSRSPWAGSTSIKSEFAYSIAQYNSPLRLIGRVNEVWVELDENSVDGCKSNGVATY, translated from the exons aTGGAGAAGATAGCAAGCTCAGGGTTGATTACTGCGGCCAGTCTCGCCTCCTTGGTGGTTCTCTGCTTGGCGATCGAGTCACCGCAGTATTCGGTGGTTTACAAGGAATCGGACTTCGAGATCAGACTGTACAGAGACTCCGCTTGGATGTCCGCTCCCGTTGTAGATATCTCCTTCCACAAGGCTACCAAAATCGGCTTCCACAG GTTATTCCAGTACATCCAAGGTGCAAATCTGAACAACTCTCGGATTTCAATGACTGCGCCTGTCTTAACAAGCATTGTTCCAGGAGCCGGCCCTCTACACTCCTCAGCGTACTTCGTTAGATTGTACTTGCCGGTGAAGTTCCAAGCAACTCCACCAATTCCTCTCCCGGAACTGAGCCTTAAACCCGATTCATGGTCCAGCCGCTGCATTGCGGTGAGAAAGTTCTCAGGATTTGCAAGGGATAACAACATTGTGCAGGAGGCAGAGAAGCTGTCCATGAGCCTGAGCAGGTCTCCATGGGCAGGCTCAACTTCTATCAAAAGTGAATTTGCTTATTCAATTGCACAGTATAACTCTCCCTTGCGGTTAATTGGCCGTGTGAATGAAGTTTGGGTGGAATTGGATGAAAATTCTGTAGATGGCTGCAAATCCAATGGAGTTGCTACATACTGA
- the LOC127794610 gene encoding uncharacterized protein LOC127794610 has protein sequence MIYRFYYRSCKDIYQPTYRFRNDVYVPTSRVSARTLSAVSEVELNKIFASKSELHPQMSLLALKNNYEYKVVKLTKKVVYAKCKHGNCKWRLREAMLGTFFGWTIRKYVNTHSCSSSIMRRDHCQMKSRIIGCYIKTNFKDVKRIYKPKNIVDDIRKHFGVNISYDKAWKSREKALDMIKEGAKESFQLLPSYLYMLKLNNLRTIVEFKRNSGNRFKYLFMGIGACLARFRSKMQPVIAVDACFLKDKYLGSLFVGTCKDGNNHVYLIAWGVGDENGSWE, from the coding sequence ATGATATATCGGTTTTATTATCGATCATGTAAGGATATTTATCAACCgacatataggtttcgaaatgaTGTGTATGTACCAACATCTAGGGTTAGTGCGAGAACATTATCAGCTGTGTCAGAAGTTGAGTTGAACAAAATTTTTGCGTCAAAATCAGAATTGCATCCACAAATGAGTTTGTTGGCTTTGAAGAATAATTACGAATACAAAGTGGTCAAGTTAACTAAGAAGGTAGTGTACGCAAAATGTAAGCACGGTAATTGTAAATGGCGGTTGAGGGAAGCCATGCTTGGCACTTTTTTTGGTTGGACAATTAGGAAATATGTAAATACTCATTCATGTTCATCTTCAATAATGCGTCGCGATCATTGTCAGATGAAGAGCAGAATAATTGGTTGTTATATAAAAACCAATTTCAAGGATGTTAAACGTATTTATAAGCCTAAGAACATTGTTGACGATATTCGCAAGCACTTTGGGGTCAACATAAGTTATGATAAGGCATGGAAATCGCGGGAAAAGGCTTTAGACATGATCAAGGAGGGTGCGAAGGAATCATTCCAGTTGCTTCCATCTTATTTATACATGTTGAAGTTGAATAACCTCAGGACTATTGTAGAATTCAAGAGAAACAGTGGAAACAGATTCAAGTACCTTTTTATGGGCATTGGTGCATGCCTTGCCAGATTTCGTAGCAAGATGCAGCCCGTAATTGCAGTGGACGCTTGTTTCCTTAAGGACAAGTATCTTGGTAGTTTGTTTGTTGGCACGTGCAAAGATGGTAACAATCATGTTTATCTTATAGCGTGGGGAGTCGGAGATGAGAATGGTTCATGGGAATGA
- the LOC127794951 gene encoding myb family transcription factor PHL7 has product MDPINGGNSLNNNPSLASKQRLRWTNELHERFVDAVAQLGGPDRATPKGVLRVMGVPGLTIYHVKSHLQKYRLAKYLPDSFSDGKNTDKKESGDMPASLDDSSGMQITEALKLQMEVQKRLHEQLEVQRQLQLRIEAQGKYLKKIIEEQQRLSGVQSEVPGSSVDYPENDKTDPGTPTPAAAPPPLLLDKAAKEHAKSLSLDESYSSPKEPLTPDSGSPKGERPVKKQRAGGGGGMVLPHQILESSLSPRYHQHQQPHTVFLGREHFDSSPGISICNEDKLENVSGSNL; this is encoded by the exons ATGGACCCTATAAATGGGGGAAACAGCCTTAATAACAATCCTAGTTTGGCATCCAAGCAAAGATTGCGTTGGACAAATGAGCTTCATGAACGCTTTGTTGATGCTGTGGCACAACTGGGTGGTCCTGATA ggGCTACTCCCAAAGGTGTACTTAGAGTCATGGGTGTACCAGGTCTAACGATTTACCATGTCAAGAGCCATCTACAA AAATATCGTCTTGCAAAGTACCTCCCCGACTCCTTTTCTGATG GGAAAAATACTGATAAGAAAGAATCTGGGGACATGCCTGCCAGTTTGGATGATTCATC AGGGATGCAAATTACTGAAGCACTAAAGCTGCAGATGGAAGTACAGAAGCGGTTGCATGAACAATTGGAG GTGCAGAGACAGCTACAGTTGCGGATAGAAGCTCAAGGCAAGTACTTGAAGAAGATAATTGAAGAACAACAAAGACTGAGTGGAGTTCAGTCAGAAGTTCCGGGGTCATCAGTTGACTACCCAGAAAATGACAAGACTGATCCAGGAACCCCTACCCCTGCAGCAGCTCCTCCTCCTCTATTACTGGATAAGGCTGCCAAAGAACATGCCAAGAGCCTCTCTCTTGATGAATCGTATTCTTCCCCAAAAGAACCGCTCACGCCAGATTCGGGGAGCCCAAAAGGTGAGAGGCCGGTTAAGAAGCAACGAGCGGGAGGGGGCGGGGGTATGGTGCTCCCTCACCAGATATTAGAATCGAGCCTAAGCCCACGGTACCATCAGCACCAACAGCCTCACACAGTCTTCCTTGGCAGAGAACATTTTGATAGTTCGCCTGGGATTTCTATTTGCAATGAAGATAAGTTGGAAAATGTTTCTGGTAGCAACCTATAA
- the LOC127794945 gene encoding protein ENDOSPERM DEFECTIVE 1-like: MDDAIAAQVRTSADEVTPAAPQPPPPPHRRPRVREVSSRFMQSPAVSTPAPPETNSRQQQRSKSVQRRRQDQPEPFSCADMNVPDSIQRSETQMGLSYRSKSAVMSLVQRKQQQQRACAVKLLKENGPKATPSSRPDTPIVGATERAAMTSSKFRHGTENLARSTFANGAVTAAAKLLQSSGMSLSAPQPSIPDSNSRDGKSDNQDFTPKIPTFSGPDSSTSTSPISSVLNSKTRSLPDLRSSMPEVDSLSDRLLEERSCAIGDVTGCNSSKFSSSTCSRSLNLSSSSSEHSSIFHTLKARENRSLFLHTPFTSYSAKIGNLCLPPLPGSKFGADPKRGKKVFNHQEEVHYLKLLHNCYLQWRFANARAEASMHTQRRETEKKLYSLGVKISDLRDVVKRKRVEVALLHQTETLDTLLDAQMPHLDEWDTLEEEYSSSLSGVIHALVNASLQLPVSGNVQVDLKAMGEALNSALNLAETIGLHVQTLIPKAEEMDALMSDLARVIGGERALMEDCRHLLSNAYTIQVEECSLRGHLIQVRQIDRVQPQE; the protein is encoded by the exons ATGGACGATGCAATCGCCGCTCAAGTTCGGACATCGGCGGATGAGGTCACCCCGGCGGCTCCGcagcctcctcctcctcctcatcgcCGGCCAAGGGTGAGGGAGGTGAGCTCGAGGTTTATGCAGTCGCCGGCAGTCTCAACTCCAGCCCCACCGGAGACCAACTCCAGGCAGCAGCAGCGCTCCAAGTCTGTGCAGAGGCGACGACAGGATCAGCCGGAGCCCTTTTCTTGCGCCGATATGAACGTTCCTGATTCAATTCAGAGATCAGAAACTCAGATGGGATTATCGTATAGAAGTAAATCAGCGGTAATGTCTTTGGTTCAaaggaagcagcagcagcagcgtgCATGTGCCGTAAAGCTCCTGAAGGAGAACGGGCCAAAAGCGACCCCTTCTTCAAGGCCTGATACGCCAATAGTTGGAGCGACGGAAAGGGCGGCGATGACTTCATCGAAGTTCAGACACGGCACAGAAAACCTTGCGCGTTCGACTTTCGCCAATGGAGCAGTCACTGCGGCTGCAAAGCTATTGCAATCGAGTGGGATGTCGTTGTCTGCTCCTCAGCCTTCTATTCCGGACTCTAATTCTCGTGACGGAAAATCCGATAATCAGGACTTCACTCCTAAAATTCCAACATTCAGTGGCCCGGATTCATCTACTAGTACTTCTCCGATATCATCAGTCCTAAACAGCAAGACACGGTCCCTCCCAGATTTGCGGTCTTCCATGCCAGAGGTGGACTCGTTATCTGACCGGTTGTTGGAAGAGCGAAGTTGCGCCATTGGTGATGTAACCGGCTGCAATTCCTCAAAGTTTTCTTCTTCCACATGCTCCCGATCTTTGAATTTGTCATCGTCAAGTTCTGAACATTCATCAATCTTCCATACCCTCAAAGCCAGAGAAAATCGATCATTATTTCTCCACACGCCCTTTACGAGCTATTCTGCAAAGATTGGAAACCTTTGTCTGCCTCCACTTCCAGGCTCAAAGTTTGGAGCAGATCCAAAGAGGGGAAAGAAGGTTTTTAATCATCAAGAAGAAGTGCATTATCTGAAATTGCTTCACAACTGTTATCTGCAATGGAGGTTTGCAAATGCAAGAGCAGAGGCATCCATGCATACCCAGAGAAGGGAAACCGAG AAAAAGCTTTATTCTCTAGGAGTCAAGATATCAGATTTGCGTGAtgttgtaaaaagaaaaagggttgAAGTTGCACTGCTGCATCAAACAGAAACCCTTGACACTCTTCTTGATGCTCAG ATGCCACATCTTGATGAATGGGATACTTTGGAGGAGGAGTATTCATCTTCATTATCGGGAGTCATTCATGCTTTGGTCAATGCCTCACTTCAACTTCCAGTCAGTGGGAATGTTCAG GTTGATTTAAAGGCAATGGGGGAGGCTCTGAATTCGGCGTTGAACTTGGCAGAAACAATAGGTTTACATGTCCAAACCCTTATCCCAAAG GCTGAAGAAATGGATGCTTTGATGTCAGACCTAGCCAGGGTGATTGGAGGAGAAAGAGCTCTAATGGAAGATTGCAGGCATCTCTTGTCTAATGCATACACGATACAG GTAGAAGAATGTAGCTTGAGGGGGCACCTAATTCAGGTACGCCAAATCGACCGTGTTCAACCGCAAGAATAG